The following are from one region of the Gloeocapsopsis sp. IPPAS B-1203 genome:
- a CDS encoding DUF445 family protein codes for MDWSNIWFYAAPPVLGAVIGYFTNDIAIKMLFRPYRTLYIAGKRLPFTPGLIPRNQERLAKRVSDTIMGSLLTPEELQNLARRLLQPERVQAGILWLLRLALDQIRLDKEQKTAKITANILKDLLGQSLPRLLKVLARREDFLEAQTNQIFDQVILEFQLSDEQATKLADWLLQVVLPPDVIRQLLVDFLTDRTIQTIDEGFREKASGTYWVVANLFGLRNTLTRLRTYCLDEREAANNRIQELTRSLDVRTRLKTWLQNLSLQNLPVSTVRQLRKTIRDTIRSYLQSRGGEVLQGLSDSVDWENIASLLLNRLRNSAVVNTSLDVVSKELALILERYLERDLENIVAQAIPILSIDQVIVDRVKSTSAADLETAVEGIVKNELQAIVNLGGVLGFVVGSLQTLFLVLRNF; via the coding sequence TTGGACTGGTCTAACATTTGGTTCTACGCAGCACCTCCTGTACTGGGAGCAGTTATTGGCTATTTTACTAATGACATAGCCATCAAAATGCTCTTTCGTCCTTATCGAACTCTGTACATTGCTGGAAAACGCTTACCTTTTACTCCTGGTTTAATTCCCCGCAACCAAGAACGCTTAGCAAAGCGGGTTTCTGACACTATCATGGGGTCATTGCTAACGCCAGAAGAATTGCAGAACTTAGCACGACGCTTACTGCAACCAGAACGCGTACAAGCTGGTATTTTATGGTTACTACGATTAGCTTTAGACCAAATTCGCTTAGATAAAGAGCAGAAAACTGCAAAAATTACTGCAAATATTCTCAAAGATTTACTCGGTCAATCTTTACCACGTTTACTCAAAGTTTTAGCGCGGCGCGAAGATTTTTTAGAAGCACAAACAAATCAAATTTTCGATCAAGTAATACTTGAGTTTCAACTGAGTGATGAACAAGCAACTAAACTTGCAGATTGGCTACTACAAGTTGTTTTACCACCAGATGTGATTCGTCAGCTTTTAGTTGACTTTCTTACTGATCGCACAATTCAAACAATCGATGAAGGTTTTAGGGAAAAAGCTAGCGGAACTTACTGGGTAGTTGCTAATTTGTTTGGGTTACGCAATACCTTAACTCGCTTAAGAACCTACTGTTTAGATGAAAGAGAAGCAGCAAACAATCGCATCCAAGAATTGACTCGCTCATTAGACGTTCGTACCCGTCTTAAAACTTGGTTGCAAAACTTGTCGTTACAAAACTTACCTGTTTCTACAGTACGTCAACTCCGTAAAACAATCCGCGACACAATTCGCAGCTATTTGCAATCCCGTGGCGGTGAAGTTCTCCAAGGATTAAGTGATTCGGTGGATTGGGAAAATATTGCGAGTTTACTTTTAAATCGTCTACGCAATTCGGCTGTTGTCAATACTTCATTAGATGTTGTCAGCAAAGAACTTGCCTTAATTTTAGAACGCTACTTAGAGCGCGACTTAGAAAATATTGTGGCGCAGGCAATTCCTATTTTGTCAATCGATCAAGTGATTGTAGATCGCGTCAAATCAACTTCTGCAGCGGACTTGGAAACTGCAGTTGAAGGAATTGTTAAAAATGAACTACAAGCGATTGTTAATTTAGGTGGAGTATTAGGATTTGTAGTTGGTTCGCTACAAACCCTATTTCTGGTACTCCGTAATTTTTAA